The genomic interval ACAAAGGAACATGATTGGAGACTGCATTAATTttcattcaattatatttatcatcCCCATaaaaaggaatttgaaatggaaaACTAAAAAATGTTTCCAAACGTGTATGGCCTTAGTGTAATCTTTAAGAGTATGTAAGATGGTTTCAATAATTGAACCACAtctataataaaaggcatatgtTAACATGTGATAAGTCACTCGCAGTAGGTAACTTCCCATGCATGACGATCCAAAcaaaatgacaaatatttttagGTAACTTGAGGTTCCAAATCCAATACCATGCCATTTTCTAATATGAGGTGGATTGGACTCCAAAGTTAACCAAGAATAAGCTGATTTGGTAGAATAAGTACTTGATATTGAAGATTCCCAAATAAAAATATTGTATGAGTCGTCATTAGTAAATACATTAGCCATCTCCATTTTTATATTCTGGGGAATATGAATGAAGATAATGTCGAAATTCCAAGTACCATAATTGCAAACATCCATGATATATAGGTGTGTAACATGTTCATCCACCGAAGGAATTCTGTCAAAAAATATACCATTTAGGATCCATTTATCATACCATATGGAAATATCTACTCTCCCTGCTATAGTGATAAAACCCGACTTGAGAGCTTCATCTGCTTTAGCAATAAAATGTCATGTATACAATGCTCCATGGTAATCATTCGCCTCTAGGACGCAGATAacaaaattatatcaaaatactaATAACTTAACCTGTAACTTGTCAGGATTACGAAGAAGCTCTCAAACATGTTTATTCAACATGGAAAAATTAACAGGTCTAGCTCTCCTAATTCCAAGACCACCTCTAGTAAAAGGTTGAGTTATGGTATCCCATTTAACCCAATGACTAGATTCCCCCTCCCCTCCCCCAAACGAAATGTCTTATATAATAATCAATCTTACTATAACTTCCTTCTGGAAACCACAAATTATGCATGATATAAATAGCCATATAACTAAGCACAAACTTAGCAAGAGTCACTCTCCCAATCCTACTAATAAGCCTACATTTCCATCCATCTaaatgataattaaattaatcaatgaTAAAGGAGAAATTAGCATTTGTGACCCTACCAGAAAGCAAAGAAAATCCAAGATATTTACCAATATTAAAGGTATCCTGGAAGTTAATCATACCTTCAAATTTCATTACCTATGCTTGAGATAAATTCTTAGAGGGGAGGAATTTAGATTTATGGACATTAATCTTCATATCAGAGGCTTTGCAAAAAGCTTGAAGCACCTCTTAAATAGTTGGTCCATTTTTAGAGATGCGTATGGGGAGCCAATTATTCGATTCTATTTTTTCCTGAATGAGAAAGGTCAATTTCTCCAAACAAATCAAGAATTTGTAAGGAGACATAGGGTCACCTTCTCGGTGACCACGGGTAGGAGCAAAATCATCAAGCTTCTCAATATTCCACTTAAGAGACAAGGATGAGAAGGTGATGTAACTCATAATTAGATCAATTGTTAATGCTAGAAATCCAAATTCTACTAGAGtgatttcaaaaaaattcaatccACATTATCATATGCCTTCTCAAAATCAATCTTATACATAAGAAAATCTAATTTTACTTTCTTGGTATGCATGTAGTGAACAATCTCTGAGCTATATGAGCATTATCTGTAGTGCCTTGATTAGGGATAAAACTACTCTAAATAGGGTCCAAAAGGTTTCCAAATAAGTTATAATACGCCGAACTAAGACCTTAGAGACAAGCTTAAGGAGAACATTACATAGAATAATGGGCCTAAAATCACTGAGACTTTGAGGTTCGTCAATTTTAGGGATATGATAAGGATCTCAGCAAGATCACCAGAGATGTGACCAAAAGAAAAAGCATCGGATACTAATTTCCAAACATAACCTCCTACAATATGCCAGTATGTAGTAAAGAAAATGGGTTGGAATCCATCAGATCCCAATGCTTTGTACGGAGACATAGAGTAAATAATGTCTTTAACTTCCCTTCTAGTTATCGGTTGTAGAAGAGTATGGTGAAGAACTTGTGAAATTTGAGGAATGTTATGAAGTAAGAGACTAGGTGGATCACATTTCAACAGGTTTATAATTCAATGAGCTCTAAAATTGCTCAACTTTAGCAAACTGAACATGAGTttcataaacacaaaacatagatGAGTTATGTGTTTTGATAAGATTCCTGACGTGGCGCCTAGTGCTTCTACTGAAGGCTTCATGAATGTTGCAAGATGTGattgaaaagttttgaaattAATGCATAAATAGTCATGTTTGAAGCAGAGGCCAAAATCTCAATGGCTACGTTGCTATTTTATCAGGAGGGGTTGTTAGGACTTCATCAATATTATGTTGATCAAGATTAACACTATTGTCATGCACATGATTGTTGGGTAGTTTATTCATGTCTCCCGATTCTTGAAATATAGCAATACAATCTGGTGATATATCACaattaattgttgatttaattccAAAGCCAACCTCGTATGAAAAAGAATTTTGTCTCAAGCACATACTGTCTTCATTGGTGCGTTGTGCATTGGGCTGAAAATTAGCTTTAACTAGTCAAATGCCTTTTGTGGgttatatttggatcaataggtTGTTGTAAGGGTTGTGATTTTATGAGCAacccaaaaataaataatatgataACAAATGGATGAATATTATGTAGTATTTATTAACGAGTGTGGAATTACaatcaaattcaaaatttcaagatgGGATGAATCCATTTAGAAATACTAGTAAGATAGTAGAAAGTCAAGCACAAGACTTAAGCTATTACTCTCAATGAGAGTACCAAAGAGAGAGGAGTGACTTTATCAATTTTCCATCCCCTTGTCAATCATTTGCATTGCCTCTTATAACATGTTAAGGAATCTTTTTGTTAACACATATCCTCTTAACTTCTTCATTTGTGGATCACATGCATGTGTcccttaaattatttaattttggtTTAGTTGAGATCATAACATTACTCATCCCATTAAAataaaccttgtcctcaaggttgaagCTAAGGCAATTTTGGGAGATAGTAATATTTATCCAAATGGCTTCCAAGTCAAATGAATATCCACCTGGATCCCATTGATTGAATTGTTGCTgctcaagagaaaaagaaattaaatccACAACTTTCTTATCACCATCATGAGAATGAGCATGCATGCAGCTCAGGCGGTGAACATGATATGGTTCATGAGCCAACTTTTGTATTTGTTGTAGAATCTCTTAcaacatatcaatcaatatcaaatttaGCTTACAAACAACTTAGAAAGCAACTATTTTGTGCTGGTTGAGAACCAACCATTCTAATTTTGATCTCCAAACTTTGGAATTAGTGAATTTCATTGAACTAGTCATGATCATCAATTCTATCCAGCGTCTTGAGACCCCCCGAATTCGAACTGGCAAGACTTTGATAATGCATGGAAAAGGATGTTGAATTCACAATGATGTTATATAAGACACTTAAATTTGATAAATGTTCCGGTTTGATGAAACCAGTAGACACAAGACCGCGAAATTTGTCATCATCATTAACACGCTTATCCAAGCCAAGTACTTTCCTAGAAAATGTTCCAGCTTCCTCGAGTTCATATTCTCCATAGAACATtaagtttgagaatctgaaaatgtGAAGCATTGCACTTGATACGTGCTCAAAATGTCTCTCAATCTCAACTTTAATTTCTTTATGATATAGAAACCAACAAAACCATAATGGTGATACTTGGAATCCACATAGCCGTATAAGCTCAAATGCCATCTTTCTGAAACTGCAAATCCTTCATATTACATGCTCTTACCACTGAATTTGGATCCTTATTATAATCCTATAGTAAACTCATAATAGAAATGTGTAGATGAGGATACAATGAAAGTTTGATATTTTCATAGATGTCCATGTGCTTATGGCTTGAATATGCATTGTGATTACCACTAGAATCATTAAAACTATGTTATAGTGGTCTGGTCTTGCAATCCAAAATATCATTAAGAGTGAAGTTATATATGCATAACAACTCCATTAAACATAGCAAAATGATGGAAGCTCAATAGTTTCAATAATTTGACTTAACCAATTCGTTTGACAACCAAAAATGACAACAAATTCCAACCCTTTAGTTTGGTTTGGTCGTAGGATAAGGATAATCCTAGTAGGGGTTCAATGTGGCAGCATTGGAAAAGACTCACAAAATCAAAACAACTCACTTTACGATTCAAAATCATACGACGATAATTATAAGCAAAGTTAACATATAAATCATATGGAAATGAGGATGATCCAACACCAAACCCGATCACAAGTTCACTAAATGGGGAACAATTGCGGCAGTCATGATAATTATGAAACAAAATAGAACTTGCAGTATATTTAGAGGTGTCCATATCAGCTTGTCGAAACTCCAAAAAATGCAGGGATTTGCTTCATACTCAGCAGACTTGTAAAAATGTCACTAGAGAAATCAAATAGGATGGACATTTTAACAAATAGATGGTGGGTGTCACATGAAAGAGGAAGGTTGTTTACCTTGGATGAGGGTGGGACTTAAGTGGTCTTTTGCAATGAAGCAATGGTGAGGCGAGCTATGCCGCGGCAGAATGGATATTAAGTCAGGTGGATCCGATAGAAGAATTGTAGACAAGGTAAGCTAGACAACAATATGGAAATCCCCCAGACGATCAATGGTGAAAACCCCAGTTACTTGCTGTAACTACATGGTCTGATAGTGAAGGTTTTCTCGAATTTcatcaaaaaatataaatatagaaTTTAACATTTATTCCTTCCTCTAAACAACACATAATTAGTCAATAAATAGATAATGTAATGTCGAAAAACTTTTACACATTCATTACTTTTGTTATTAATTTTTCATTCtttgtgaaaagaaaaaaaatcttagACAACTCTTATGAGAAAAATGGAGTAAATGATTAGTGTAAAcgattaatattataaattttaaaagtatATGTATTTATATTCTTTATTATACCGTAATAtactttttcatttattttttatttctcaaaAAATGGAGTATATTCAATCAATATACCTACATAATGAAGGTTTTCATTAGCCAATAACAGTTTTCATAATATAAACAGCTGAATAATATCTGCTTAAAACTTTAAGCAAAAATTCCTTAATAGTTTCAGTAATGAGCATGACATAAcataataaaaatgaattaaaagggAACTTTGTTTCCAATCTCCAACAAGAACATTATGAGTATGACACtccttttccctttttcttttactGAATATAACCAAAAATAAACCCCAGTCACTTAACAATTATCTAAAATTTCAGATTAATCAAGTGTAAGAGGGTTCCTCAAGAAGGTAAGAAATACACACGTTTGAGAAGGGGGTTCCAGCTTTATTTCtacttcaaacaaaaaacaaaacatgCTTTTGTGTAACTCCAACGAATTTGACATGATCAGAATTGGCAAAATTATTGCCTGTAATAAtctttttcataaataaaaaacaaagctTGAAGGCAGCTTAGTTGACAACATCAAGAACCAACTTGCGGGACTTGAGAACAGACCATCGAAGACGGCGATAATATGCAGCTTGAAGTAACGCCAATGAAAGTACAAATATCCATTTAAATCCCATCTGCAAGTAATAGCAATGAGTAAGAAAATCAGATATTTTTACTTCATTTGATATGTTAGAAGGAGGAAGATAAAGGAAACAAACCAGTTTTCTCTCTTCCATCTCAGGTTCTGCAGCCCAAGACAAAAATGACACGACATCTTTGCCCATCTGTAACAAGAAATGAAAGTACAAGTTTGCTTCGTTCTTTCTAAATTGATAAATAACAATCAATGTAATACGATTTATTGAATGAAATTGTCAACAAAGAAAATGACCTGAGCTTCTGTGGCAGGGGTACCATCTTCATATTCTACAGCACCATCATTAAGCATCTTAGGCATGGCAATGGCTCCACCGGGAAAATAAGGATTGTAATGCAATCCTTCTCTGATCtacattattatttaaaaaataaccaTAAACAAAAGTTCGTGAAAAGTATTGCCACACGGGAACAAGAATAAAAAGTTGAGAAAGTATATTGAAGTTCATCACTCATCATTATGGTCCATATGTAAATGCATTAACGATGAATGACTACTGAAGTAACATATAAGTTTAAAGAGACATTTAGTATCGAGTGTTCTAACATGAAATTTcgtaaaaaattgtattgaaagaTCATGTATGGTATCAAAAAGCTATTATGCATAAGTCACCAGGTATGCATGTTTTACTCATtattatgcaaaaaaaaaaaaaataggaaaattgGAAGAAATTTTTTTATCTACCACTGTTGTGAAATATTGTGTTGGAATAACAGTGTGCTTCACCAAGGAAAAAGGAAAATGCATATTTCAAAATCACAACATATCTAAATTTTTTTGGTTCCAAACCAGTGGGTCAAGCAAATTTCACTTGAGAACTTTGGATTCTAAAGAATGCAAGTTACTATAACAAGTATATTTAGttttaagaaaaagtttgaagGAGAATCTACCGAAACGCCTGCAGGTGGGTCACGGTAACCGGTTAGGAGGGCAAACACATAGTTCTGACCATTGTGACGAGCCTGAAATTGCAAAGGACAAAGATATTTTTGTAATGCATACAACAGAAAACCTAAGGAAGTTACTAGCAGGCAACTGACATTACTTTGGTAATAAGACTTAGATCTGGAGGATAGGCCCCTCCATTAGCAAACCTAGCAGCTGATTCATTTGCATATGGCTGAGGAAAGCGGTCACTGAGTTTACCGGGGCGTGAAAACATCTCACCCTCATCATTAGGGCCATCTTCCACCTCAATCTCAGCAGCCATGGCCTTTACCTCTTCTTCTGTGTACGCAACACCAACCAAATCACGGTATGATATCAAAGACATGGAATGGCAGGAAGCACAGACTTGTGTATAAACTTGATGACCACGACGAATCCTGCTCATAAAAAATCAGTTAAATGTGTTGAGATCTTAATTAGTTTTAATGTTCGTGTGAAATTCAGATTAAATATATGGAGGTACAGAGCAAACAAAAATCACCATATTATAAATACTGGCTGAGGGAAAAAAAGGCCTAAAAGAAGAGAATGTATCTATCACAGGATCTATAAGTGCAACTATTTCTTTCAGAAAATCGCAATCTGGCAtttaatgcaatttttttttttttttgatataaaaGAATATGTCAACGTCACAGATATTACACAAGCAAGAGGGGAagactaaaaaaaaaaattcaaagcaaGAGGGGAAGACTAAATTTTCCAAGGCTGAGGAAAATTAAAACTAGGACAAGATGACAAAATGAATGTGAATTAAAAGTGTCTATATAGTTGAATTTGGCAACTACTTATGATCACACATTAAATGCAACAGGGACTACTTTGAGTGTATGCCCGTATTAGCAAATGATATCGTTGAGCCAAAAAGatagaaaggaaaataaaaggaaattgtataaaataaaaaataaaaaactcaagTCAAACTTACGAAGCATGATCATATGAACTGAGGATGCCCTCATGAGGCCATGGATAGTGCGGAGATGCAAGGCCATGCTCAGCTTCATCAGCTGATGCTGTTGTTGCAAAACCCAAAAGACCTGAGACACCAGCTCCTATTAAAGCAAGGGCTCTTAAGGAGCTGCTGCCAGTAGAACCAGAAGAATTCTGCAACAATTATACAGCAGTGATTAGAAAAAGACATGATCAGCAATTTCTGAGGGGACACAAATTGTTATAAAATCGTCAAAATCTATGCATGAACAATCATGTATTTCTACCATAACAATCCAGAATACTTGTTTCAATATGACAAGCAATGACTATAAGCCTGTAATGAATGAATTGAAAGATGGGCACCCATTAATCAGAATTGGAGCCAAGAACTCAGTAGTAGTCCTAAGAGGGAAGAGCTAAACTAAAGCTAAAGTTTCCACGAATAAATCCGTCTTAAGTTACCCTAAATGATGATTGATGAGAAGATCGAGCATAACAGGAAGTCGGAGATTTGCATTTACTAGGTATATAAGTTGGTTACAAACTTGCAACAATTACTCTGAAGTTTTTATATTATGAGTGAAACATATGATACCATCTGAAAAATTTTCACTACCACCCATTCTTGTTTTTAATGTTATATTTCATAGTAATTCATAAATGAAATTTAAACTCTTGAGATGTGACATTCATTTCAACAGGCTGCTAAATGAAGGGTATGCAACAATATCGTACTTCAAGAAATTTAAACACCAAACACGGTTGACCCGTGCGAATATACGGATAGTCAGGCACTTTACTAGTTTTTgacatataattaaaattttcagTTATAGAGAGGGTGAGAGAAAATAAGATAGGAGTAAAGCAATTCATCCATAAAAAAATCTACCTAAGTTTGGACATAAATACGGGTGAAAGGTATAAGTCACATTACTAAGTTGTTAAATAAGATCATGAGGTCTAAGAAAAACCTAGATTAGTGGAGGAGaaacaaatattatatttatttacaagaTAAGGGAGACATACTGTTGCTGGAGATAATAAATCATTCAACAAATAAATTGTTCCATGAGATTGTGAGTTCTAATAAAATACTAGACTAATGGAGGAAAAACAATTCAATATCTATTTAAGAGAATAAAAAAGACATCAAAAAGTGTGCAAGCTACAAATGAGCTGAGCTCATGAGCCCCACTACTAGACTGGTAAAGATTCCTGCAAGCTATTAAAATTGTAATTGTGGTCATGATCGGATGGTAGATATACAAGTAGGAAGGTATTGCTACTACATCAAGTGATGTGAGCTGAGAATTACATCCTTGATAAGGAGCATTTGAGAGTAAATTAGAACAAGAAAGCCACATGCcaaagaaacaagacaaccaaGGGTATTATATACATATTGCATAATTGGACAGATAGGAAAAAACCAAAACCGTGTTATTTTTCTCATAGAACCAATCTTATTAGATGATAGAACCTTATGACAGATAGCCTTTTGAGCATTTGAGAGATTTATGTAATTTTTTGAATTTATCTTTTATTGTCAATTGTCAAAGGCTTAATTAGCAACACTTTTCTCAACTACTACAAACATATCAGTGTCAACTAAACTTATGCATGTTTAAATACTTCTCATGCACAATAATGAATTAGTAATGCAAGGGagtttaataaataaatgacTGTTAGATGAGGGGAACCTGGAAACTCTGGCAAAATTTGCAGTAATGATTTGATGATATAGCATAACGTTTTCGAAAGTATTGTGACCTTAACCTAAGAATCTGTTTGCGAGTTGGTTTTTGGAGGGGAGAGTTACGTCTATATTTTGATATGTacttgatatttttaaaaagtcatgATATTTATATGCTAATGTATCATGttgtttttctaattttttaaaatttcaaatatatATCAAACTATAGACGTAGCCCTCCAAAAACACTCTCCTCCAAAAACCAAATTGCAAACCTAGCATTTTTACTGATAAATTGGATTTGGAATATACAACATTGTTCGAACAAGCATTATAAGCAAAGGTGAATCAGGAATGAACAGCTATATGAAACATCTTCCTGAAAAAGACAACTTTCAATTTCCCTCGCATATGTATTTAAAAAATCATTTCCCCCATCCCTCAAAGTCTAGCCTAAGGGTCTTGATTTTAACTCCTATAAGAAAACATCAGAAACATAAACACTCTCACAAGTATAAAATTAACAAGAGAGGATCGAGTGCTTACTAGAGAACGAGAATGGAGTTTCCTCCTCAATAATTGTTGAATAACACCTCCAGCCATCTCAATTCAGACTGTGGATTGTTCATATAAAAAGGATtaaagatatgtacaaaaatacaTCTGGCATGATATCATAGATAAAgatcatgaaataaataatgcATTAGGACAATGATAAAGACAGCATCACATAATGAGAGATGACTTTTATCAACCCATACAACaaataaaatcattaaaaacTTAGCACCAACAACATCTTTCACCCAAGAGCTTTTTAGATCCTCAAGCATAGCAACATCAAATAGTGCATCAAACAATTAGATTAAATTACACTTTTAATCCCTtatattattcttttaatttcaGTTTAGTCCTCTAACTTTTACAAGTTCCAATtctttccttattttattttatttttgtttcaaactAGTTTTAATGACAGCAATTCTTTTCTGTAAATTGTGATCATTACAGTTACATAAAAATGATCTTTGTCTTTTTATTTACCGTCCACTAGCAAACGGCCCGTTTAAAGCCAGAACAAAGCTTTATATGGACCGACTCAACTCCACACAGGAAATGTTAGCACCTAGAGGGAATCCTTGGGTGTTATGTAAAG from Vicia villosa cultivar HV-30 ecotype Madison, WI unplaced genomic scaffold, Vvil1.0 ctg.001048F_1_1_3, whole genome shotgun sequence carries:
- the LOC131632892 gene encoding cytochrome c1-2, heme protein, mitochondrial, producing the protein MAGGVIQQLLRRKLHSRSLNSSGSTGSSSLRALALIGAGVSGLLGFATTASADEAEHGLASPHYPWPHEGILSSYDHASIRRGHQVYTQVCASCHSMSLISYRDLVGVAYTEEEVKAMAAEIEVEDGPNDEGEMFSRPGKLSDRFPQPYANESAARFANGGAYPPDLSLITKARHNGQNYVFALLTGYRDPPAGVSIREGLHYNPYFPGGAIAMPKMLNDGAVEYEDGTPATEAQMGKDVVSFLSWAAEPEMEERKLMGFKWIFVLSLALLQAAYYRRLRWSVLKSRKLVLDVVN